One Phocaeicola dorei genomic region harbors:
- a CDS encoding aldose epimerase family protein, with protein MKSMKKTFLGTGIALTLLSACAPKQSQEALTKSGLAPTNYETIVDGVKPVKLYTLKNAAGMEVCVTNFGGRIVSIMVPDKNGNLKDVVLGFDSIADYQNIPSDFGASIGRYANRINKGVIVIDGETIQLPQNNFGHCLHGGPKGWQYQVYEANQLNDSTMTLTMKSPDGDANFPGNVTATVTYALTRDNVIDINYKATTDKKTVINMTNHSYFNLSGNPANPATDHILYVNADSITPVDSTFMTTGEMIAVTETPFDFNTPKTIAPDVTNFENEQIKFGNGFDHNWVLNTKGDINQLAAKLTSPTSGITLEIYTNEPGIQVYTGNFLDGTVKGKKGITYPQRASVCLETQHYPDSPNKSQWPSVILEPGQTYHSQCIFKFGVEK; from the coding sequence ATGAAAAGCATGAAAAAAACCTTTCTGGGAACCGGTATCGCACTGACATTGTTAAGTGCTTGCGCTCCCAAACAATCTCAAGAAGCACTTACAAAGTCCGGATTAGCCCCCACTAATTATGAAACAATAGTGGATGGCGTAAAACCTGTTAAACTGTATACGCTAAAAAATGCAGCCGGAATGGAAGTATGCGTAACCAATTTTGGCGGACGTATTGTATCTATCATGGTCCCTGACAAAAACGGAAATCTAAAAGACGTAGTGCTGGGTTTTGACAGCATTGCTGACTACCAAAATATTCCCAGCGACTTCGGTGCTTCTATCGGACGCTATGCCAACCGTATTAATAAAGGAGTCATCGTAATAGATGGAGAAACCATTCAACTGCCCCAAAATAATTTTGGCCACTGCCTGCATGGAGGTCCTAAAGGATGGCAATACCAAGTTTATGAAGCAAACCAATTAAACGACAGTACTATGACACTAACTATGAAGTCACCAGATGGAGATGCCAATTTTCCGGGAAATGTAACCGCTACTGTTACTTATGCACTGACAAGAGACAATGTCATCGACATAAACTACAAAGCGACAACTGACAAAAAGACTGTTATCAATATGACTAACCACTCTTATTTCAACTTGAGTGGAAACCCTGCCAATCCAGCCACCGACCATATTCTTTATGTAAATGCAGACAGCATCACTCCCGTTGACAGCACATTCATGACCACTGGAGAAATGATAGCAGTAACAGAAACTCCATTTGATTTCAATACTCCTAAAACTATTGCCCCCGATGTGACTAATTTTGAAAACGAACAAATAAAATTCGGCAACGGGTTCGACCACAATTGGGTACTTAACACGAAAGGTGATATCAACCAACTGGCTGCCAAACTGACCAGCCCCACTAGTGGTATCACTTTGGAAATATATACTAATGAACCGGGAATACAAGTCTATACAGGCAACTTTTTGGATGGAACTGTAAAAGGGAAAAAGGGAATTACTTATCCGCAACGCGCGTCTGTTTGTCTGGAAACACAGCACTATCCCGACAGCCCCAACAAATCACAATGGCCTTCTGTAATCCTGGAACCGGGACAGACCTATCACAGCCAATGTATCTTTAAATTCGGTGTTGAAAAATAA